One genomic window of Micropterus dolomieu isolate WLL.071019.BEF.003 ecotype Adirondacks linkage group LG06, ASM2129224v1, whole genome shotgun sequence includes the following:
- the LOC123972225 gene encoding mucin-2-like isoform X1 has protein sequence MGKGKRATVYWAAVVILVCYLVHMIDCYRLKKTQRQDGQKKADAAKTVAVQEGKIVFGRVFKNGSAVGSRVLKADASMEGGAVYQADFAGSLSGWPKGQSPDLGFREAAWRRMAASLQCGGDQLKFRAVGPGVSQFAVDQGKAPPMLLSQVPSSCGYSMQRNSLALVMLVPYDGCNVVKEGGSYVLPMHWQGVPVSLWCPTTATPQPVPTYTPSDPETLQTTTEKPVTAQSPPYPAFFPFYPFPPAPPTTTAAPTTTTPANPTWPQYPQYVKYPPLFPPFYPFPPAPPTTTAAPTTTTPANPTWPQYPQYVKYPPLFPPFYPFPPAPPTTTPAPTTTTPANPTWPQYVKYPPLVPPFYPFPPAPPTTTAAPTTTTPANPTWPQYVKYPPLVPPFYPFLPAPPTTTAAPTTTTPANPTWPQYVKYPPLFPPFYPFPPAPPTTTAAPTTTTAKPAWHQFPQYAKYPLFFPHPPPNRNSCTNYNC, from the exons ATGGGGAAAGGGAAAAGGGCTACTGTCTATTGGGCAGCGGTTGTTATTCTGGTGTGTTATTTGGTACACATGATAGACTGCTATcgactgaaaaaaacacaaagacaagacGGACAAAAAAAAGCCGATGCAGCTAAAACGGTAGCTGTCCAAGAAGGGAAGATTGTGTTTGGGAGAGTTTTTAAAAACGGGTCAGCCGTTGGCTCACGAGTCCTAAAGGCAGATGCTTCCATGGAGGGTGGAGCTGTGTATCAAGCTGACTTTGCAG GTTCCCTGTCAGGCTGGCCTAAAGGACAAAGCCCAGATCTCGGTTTCAGAGAAGCAGCATGGAGGCGCATGGCAGCTTCTCTGCAATGTGGTGGGGATCAGTTGAAGTTCAGAGCAGTGGGACCAGGAGTATCACAGTTTGCAGTGGATCAAG gAAAAGCACCTCCAATGCTTCTGTCCCAGGTGCCTTCCAGTTGTGGCTACAGCATGCAGAGGAACTCCCTTGCACTTGTTATGTTGGTTCCTTATGATGGCTGCAATGTGGTTAAAGAG GGTGGAAGTTACGTGCTCCCAATGCATTGGCAGGGTGTTCCAGTCTCACTCTGGTGTCCCACAACTGCTACACCACAACCTGTACCCACGTACACTCCATCAGACCCTGAGACGCTCCAGACAACCACAGAGAAACCAGTAACGGCTCAATCTCCACCATACCCCGCTTTCTTCCCATTTTACCCCTTTCCTCCTGCTCCGCCAACCACCACAGCAGCACCGACTACAACCACCCCTGCAAATCCAACATGGCCTCAATATCCACAATATGTAAAATACCCCCCTCTCTTCCCTCCTTTTTACCCTTTTCCTCCTGCTCCGCCAACCACCACAGCAGCGCCGACTACAACCACACCTGCAAATCCAACATGGCCTCAATATCCACAATATGTAAAATACCCCCCTCTCTTCCCTCCTTTTTACCCTTTTCCTCCTGCTCCGCCAACGACCACACCAGCACCGACTACAACCACGCCTGCAAATCCAACATGGCCTCAATATGTAAAATACCCCCCTCTCGTCCCTCCTTTTTACCCTTTTCCTCCTGCTCCGCCAACGACCACAGCAGCACCGACTACAACCACGCCTGCAAATCCAACATGGCCTCAATATGTAAAATACCCCCCTCTCGTCCCTCCTTTTTACCCTTTTCTTCCTGCTCCGCCAACCACCACAGCAGCACCGACTACAACCACGCCTGCAAATCCAACATGGCCTCAATATGTAAAATACCCCCCTCTCTTCCCTCCTTTTTACCCTTTTCCTCCTGCTCCGCCAACCACCACAGCAGCACCAACTACCACCACTGCAAAACCAGCATGGCATCAATTTCCACAATACGCAAAATACCCCTTGTTCTTCCCTCACCCCCCTCCCAACCGCAATTCCTGCACAAACTACAACTGCTAA
- the LOC123972225 gene encoding uncharacterized protein LOC123972225 isoform X5, producing MGKGKRATVYWAAVVILVCYLVHMIDCYRLKKTQRQDGQKKADAAKTVAVQEGKIVFGRVFKNGSAVGSRVLKADASMEGGAVYQADFAGSLSGWPKGQSPDLGFREAAWRRMAASLQCGGDQLKFRAVGPGVSQFAVDQGKAPPMLLSQVPSSCGYSMQRNSLALVMLVPYDGCNVVKEGGSYVLPMHWQGVPVSLWCPTTATPQPVPTYTPSDPETLQTTTEKPVTAQSPPYPAFFPFYPFPPAPPTTTAAPTTTTPANPTWPQYPQYVKYPPLFPPFYPFPPAPPTTTAAPTTTTAKPAWHQFPQYAKYPLFFPHPPPNRNSCTNYNC from the exons ATGGGGAAAGGGAAAAGGGCTACTGTCTATTGGGCAGCGGTTGTTATTCTGGTGTGTTATTTGGTACACATGATAGACTGCTATcgactgaaaaaaacacaaagacaagacGGACAAAAAAAAGCCGATGCAGCTAAAACGGTAGCTGTCCAAGAAGGGAAGATTGTGTTTGGGAGAGTTTTTAAAAACGGGTCAGCCGTTGGCTCACGAGTCCTAAAGGCAGATGCTTCCATGGAGGGTGGAGCTGTGTATCAAGCTGACTTTGCAG GTTCCCTGTCAGGCTGGCCTAAAGGACAAAGCCCAGATCTCGGTTTCAGAGAAGCAGCATGGAGGCGCATGGCAGCTTCTCTGCAATGTGGTGGGGATCAGTTGAAGTTCAGAGCAGTGGGACCAGGAGTATCACAGTTTGCAGTGGATCAAG gAAAAGCACCTCCAATGCTTCTGTCCCAGGTGCCTTCCAGTTGTGGCTACAGCATGCAGAGGAACTCCCTTGCACTTGTTATGTTGGTTCCTTATGATGGCTGCAATGTGGTTAAAGAG GGTGGAAGTTACGTGCTCCCAATGCATTGGCAGGGTGTTCCAGTCTCACTCTGGTGTCCCACAACTGCTACACCACAACCTGTACCCACGTACACTCCATCAGACCCTGAGACGCTCCAGACAACCACAGAGAAACCAGTAACGGCTCAATCTCCACCATACCCCGCTTTCTTCCCATTTTACCCCTTTCCTCCTGCTCCGCCAACCACCACAGCAGCACCGACTACAACCACCCCTGCAAATCCAACATGGCCTCAATATCCACAATATGTAAA ATACCCCCCTCTCTTCCCTCCTTTTTACCCTTTTCCTCCTGCTCCGCCAACCACCACAGCAGCACCAACTACCACCACTGCAAAACCAGCATGGCATCAATTTCCACAATACGCAAAATACCCCTTGTTCTTCCCTCACCCCCCTCCCAACCGCAATTCCTGCACAAACTACAACTGCTAA
- the LOC123972225 gene encoding E3 ubiquitin-protein ligase Hakai-like isoform X4, translated as MGKGKRATVYWAAVVILVCYLVHMIDCYRLKKTQRQDGQKKADAAKTVAVQEGKIVFGRVFKNGSAVGSRVLKADASMEGGAVYQADFAGSLSGWPKGQSPDLGFREAAWRRMAASLQCGGDQLKFRAVGPGVSQFAVDQGKAPPMLLSQVPSSCGYSMQRNSLALVMLVPYDGCNVVKEGGSYVLPMHWQGVPVSLWCPTTATPQPVPTYTPSDPETLQTTTEKPVTAQSPPYPAFFPFYPFPPAPPTTTAAPTTTTPANPTWPQYPQYVKYPPLFPPFYPFPPAPPTTTAAPTTTTPANPTWPQYPQYVKYPPLFPPFYPFPPAPPTTTAAPTTTTAKPAWHQFPQYAKYPLFFPHPPPNRNSCTNYNC; from the exons ATGGGGAAAGGGAAAAGGGCTACTGTCTATTGGGCAGCGGTTGTTATTCTGGTGTGTTATTTGGTACACATGATAGACTGCTATcgactgaaaaaaacacaaagacaagacGGACAAAAAAAAGCCGATGCAGCTAAAACGGTAGCTGTCCAAGAAGGGAAGATTGTGTTTGGGAGAGTTTTTAAAAACGGGTCAGCCGTTGGCTCACGAGTCCTAAAGGCAGATGCTTCCATGGAGGGTGGAGCTGTGTATCAAGCTGACTTTGCAG GTTCCCTGTCAGGCTGGCCTAAAGGACAAAGCCCAGATCTCGGTTTCAGAGAAGCAGCATGGAGGCGCATGGCAGCTTCTCTGCAATGTGGTGGGGATCAGTTGAAGTTCAGAGCAGTGGGACCAGGAGTATCACAGTTTGCAGTGGATCAAG gAAAAGCACCTCCAATGCTTCTGTCCCAGGTGCCTTCCAGTTGTGGCTACAGCATGCAGAGGAACTCCCTTGCACTTGTTATGTTGGTTCCTTATGATGGCTGCAATGTGGTTAAAGAG GGTGGAAGTTACGTGCTCCCAATGCATTGGCAGGGTGTTCCAGTCTCACTCTGGTGTCCCACAACTGCTACACCACAACCTGTACCCACGTACACTCCATCAGACCCTGAGACGCTCCAGACAACCACAGAGAAACCAGTAACGGCTCAATCTCCACCATACCCCGCTTTCTTCCCATTTTACCCCTTTCCTCCTGCTCCGCCAACCACCACAGCAGCACCGACTACAACCACCCCTGCAAATCCAACATGGCCTCAATATCCACAATATGTAAAATACCCCCCTCTCTTCCCTCCTTTTTACCCTTTTCCTCCTGCTCCGCCAACCACCACAGCAGCGCCGACTACAACCACACCTGCAAATCCAACATGGCCTCAATATCCACAATATGTAAA ATACCCCCCTCTCTTCCCTCCTTTTTACCCTTTTCCTCCTGCTCCGCCAACCACCACAGCAGCACCAACTACCACCACTGCAAAACCAGCATGGCATCAATTTCCACAATACGCAAAATACCCCTTGTTCTTCCCTCACCCCCCTCCCAACCGCAATTCCTGCACAAACTACAACTGCTAA
- the LOC123972225 gene encoding vegetative cell wall protein gp1-like isoform X3 encodes MGKGKRATVYWAAVVILVCYLVHMIDCYRLKKTQRQDGQKKADAAKTVAVQEGKIVFGRVFKNGSAVGSRVLKADASMEGGAVYQADFAGSLSGWPKGQSPDLGFREAAWRRMAASLQCGGDQLKFRAVGPGVSQFAVDQGKAPPMLLSQVPSSCGYSMQRNSLALVMLVPYDGCNVVKEGGSYVLPMHWQGVPVSLWCPTTATPQPVPTYTPSDPETLQTTTEKPVTAQSPPYPAFFPFYPFPPAPPTTTPAPTTTTPANPTWPQYVKYPPLVPPFYPFPPAPPTTTAAPTTTTPANPTWPQYVKYPPLVPPFYPFLPAPPTTTAAPTTTTPANPTWPQYVKYPPLFPPFYPFPPAPPTTTAAPTTTTAKPAWHQFPQYAKYPLFFPHPPPNRNSCTNYNC; translated from the exons ATGGGGAAAGGGAAAAGGGCTACTGTCTATTGGGCAGCGGTTGTTATTCTGGTGTGTTATTTGGTACACATGATAGACTGCTATcgactgaaaaaaacacaaagacaagacGGACAAAAAAAAGCCGATGCAGCTAAAACGGTAGCTGTCCAAGAAGGGAAGATTGTGTTTGGGAGAGTTTTTAAAAACGGGTCAGCCGTTGGCTCACGAGTCCTAAAGGCAGATGCTTCCATGGAGGGTGGAGCTGTGTATCAAGCTGACTTTGCAG GTTCCCTGTCAGGCTGGCCTAAAGGACAAAGCCCAGATCTCGGTTTCAGAGAAGCAGCATGGAGGCGCATGGCAGCTTCTCTGCAATGTGGTGGGGATCAGTTGAAGTTCAGAGCAGTGGGACCAGGAGTATCACAGTTTGCAGTGGATCAAG gAAAAGCACCTCCAATGCTTCTGTCCCAGGTGCCTTCCAGTTGTGGCTACAGCATGCAGAGGAACTCCCTTGCACTTGTTATGTTGGTTCCTTATGATGGCTGCAATGTGGTTAAAGAG GGTGGAAGTTACGTGCTCCCAATGCATTGGCAGGGTGTTCCAGTCTCACTCTGGTGTCCCACAACTGCTACACCACAACCTGTACCCACGTACACTCCATCAGACCCTGAGACGCTCCAGACAACCACAGAGAAACCAGTAACGGCTCAATCTCCACCATACCCCGCTTTCTTCCCATTTTACCCC TTTCCTCCTGCTCCGCCAACGACCACACCAGCACCGACTACAACCACGCCTGCAAATCCAACATGGCCTCAATATGTAAAATACCCCCCTCTCGTCCCTCCTTTTTACCCTTTTCCTCCTGCTCCGCCAACGACCACAGCAGCACCGACTACAACCACGCCTGCAAATCCAACATGGCCTCAATATGTAAAATACCCCCCTCTCGTCCCTCCTTTTTACCCTTTTCTTCCTGCTCCGCCAACCACCACAGCAGCACCGACTACAACCACGCCTGCAAATCCAACATGGCCTCAATATGTAAAATACCCCCCTCTCTTCCCTCCTTTTTACCCTTTTCCTCCTGCTCCGCCAACCACCACAGCAGCACCAACTACCACCACTGCAAAACCAGCATGGCATCAATTTCCACAATACGCAAAATACCCCTTGTTCTTCCCTCACCCCCCTCCCAACCGCAATTCCTGCACAAACTACAACTGCTAA
- the LOC123972225 gene encoding mucin-2-like isoform X2 translates to MGKGKRATVYWAAVVILVCYLVHMIDCYRLKKTQRQDGQKKADAAKTVAVQEGKIVFGRVFKNGSAVGSRVLKADASMEGGAVYQADFAGWPKGQSPDLGFREAAWRRMAASLQCGGDQLKFRAVGPGVSQFAVDQGKAPPMLLSQVPSSCGYSMQRNSLALVMLVPYDGCNVVKEGGSYVLPMHWQGVPVSLWCPTTATPQPVPTYTPSDPETLQTTTEKPVTAQSPPYPAFFPFYPFPPAPPTTTAAPTTTTPANPTWPQYPQYVKYPPLFPPFYPFPPAPPTTTAAPTTTTPANPTWPQYPQYVKYPPLFPPFYPFPPAPPTTTPAPTTTTPANPTWPQYVKYPPLVPPFYPFPPAPPTTTAAPTTTTPANPTWPQYVKYPPLVPPFYPFLPAPPTTTAAPTTTTPANPTWPQYVKYPPLFPPFYPFPPAPPTTTAAPTTTTAKPAWHQFPQYAKYPLFFPHPPPNRNSCTNYNC, encoded by the exons ATGGGGAAAGGGAAAAGGGCTACTGTCTATTGGGCAGCGGTTGTTATTCTGGTGTGTTATTTGGTACACATGATAGACTGCTATcgactgaaaaaaacacaaagacaagacGGACAAAAAAAAGCCGATGCAGCTAAAACGGTAGCTGTCCAAGAAGGGAAGATTGTGTTTGGGAGAGTTTTTAAAAACGGGTCAGCCGTTGGCTCACGAGTCCTAAAGGCAGATGCTTCCATGGAGGGTGGAGCTGTGTATCAAGCTGACTTTGCAG GCTGGCCTAAAGGACAAAGCCCAGATCTCGGTTTCAGAGAAGCAGCATGGAGGCGCATGGCAGCTTCTCTGCAATGTGGTGGGGATCAGTTGAAGTTCAGAGCAGTGGGACCAGGAGTATCACAGTTTGCAGTGGATCAAG gAAAAGCACCTCCAATGCTTCTGTCCCAGGTGCCTTCCAGTTGTGGCTACAGCATGCAGAGGAACTCCCTTGCACTTGTTATGTTGGTTCCTTATGATGGCTGCAATGTGGTTAAAGAG GGTGGAAGTTACGTGCTCCCAATGCATTGGCAGGGTGTTCCAGTCTCACTCTGGTGTCCCACAACTGCTACACCACAACCTGTACCCACGTACACTCCATCAGACCCTGAGACGCTCCAGACAACCACAGAGAAACCAGTAACGGCTCAATCTCCACCATACCCCGCTTTCTTCCCATTTTACCCCTTTCCTCCTGCTCCGCCAACCACCACAGCAGCACCGACTACAACCACCCCTGCAAATCCAACATGGCCTCAATATCCACAATATGTAAAATACCCCCCTCTCTTCCCTCCTTTTTACCCTTTTCCTCCTGCTCCGCCAACCACCACAGCAGCGCCGACTACAACCACACCTGCAAATCCAACATGGCCTCAATATCCACAATATGTAAAATACCCCCCTCTCTTCCCTCCTTTTTACCCTTTTCCTCCTGCTCCGCCAACGACCACACCAGCACCGACTACAACCACGCCTGCAAATCCAACATGGCCTCAATATGTAAAATACCCCCCTCTCGTCCCTCCTTTTTACCCTTTTCCTCCTGCTCCGCCAACGACCACAGCAGCACCGACTACAACCACGCCTGCAAATCCAACATGGCCTCAATATGTAAAATACCCCCCTCTCGTCCCTCCTTTTTACCCTTTTCTTCCTGCTCCGCCAACCACCACAGCAGCACCGACTACAACCACGCCTGCAAATCCAACATGGCCTCAATATGTAAAATACCCCCCTCTCTTCCCTCCTTTTTACCCTTTTCCTCCTGCTCCGCCAACCACCACAGCAGCACCAACTACCACCACTGCAAAACCAGCATGGCATCAATTTCCACAATACGCAAAATACCCCTTGTTCTTCCCTCACCCCCCTCCCAACCGCAATTCCTGCACAAACTACAACTGCTAA